The Crocosphaera subtropica ATCC 51142 genome includes a window with the following:
- a CDS encoding Rieske 2Fe-2S domain-containing protein: MTTLLRNCWYVALPGKDLKPGKMVHKKMLGEPVLVGRHEDGEVFAMRNICPHRGIPLQYGWMEGKDVCCCYHGWKFSSEDGHCREIPSLTEYDDLDISRIRVPTYPCREVQGNIWVYFAEDSKKELDPTTIPPVPTIPDFGKVSPGISETIDFACHIDHAIIGLMDPAHGPYVHSSWWWRSGPRKFRVKEKQYEPVPLGFRLVPYEMPVSARPYKILGNKVSIEIVFELPSVRTEILRGDRYSACLLTTITPIDETQCIAFQSIYWTIPWMGLFKPLLSLLTRKFLAQDRDVVIQQQEGLAYDPPLMLIDDADTQAKWYFRLKQEYQKAQAENRPFQNPVEPRILRWRS, encoded by the coding sequence ATGACCACCCTATTGCGTAACTGTTGGTATGTTGCCTTACCTGGGAAAGACCTCAAACCAGGTAAAATGGTGCATAAGAAAATGCTGGGAGAACCAGTCTTAGTGGGACGACATGAAGACGGGGAAGTATTTGCAATGCGTAATATTTGTCCCCACCGAGGCATTCCCCTACAATACGGGTGGATGGAAGGAAAAGATGTTTGTTGCTGTTATCATGGTTGGAAATTTAGCAGCGAAGATGGTCATTGTCGAGAAATTCCCTCTTTGACTGAATATGATGACTTAGATATTAGTCGTATTCGGGTTCCGACTTATCCGTGTCGAGAGGTGCAAGGAAATATTTGGGTTTATTTTGCTGAAGATAGCAAAAAAGAGCTTGATCCGACAACAATTCCCCCAGTACCAACTATTCCAGACTTTGGTAAAGTCTCTCCGGGTATCTCCGAAACCATCGATTTTGCTTGTCATATCGACCATGCTATTATCGGATTGATGGACCCGGCCCATGGCCCTTATGTTCATAGTTCCTGGTGGTGGCGTAGTGGACCCCGTAAGTTTCGGGTCAAAGAAAAGCAGTATGAACCCGTTCCTTTGGGTTTTCGTCTGGTTCCCTATGAGATGCCTGTGAGTGCGAGGCCATACAAAATTTTGGGGAATAAAGTCTCTATTGAGATTGTCTTTGAGTTACCCAGTGTCAGAACAGAAATACTAAGAGGCGATCGCTATTCTGCTTGTCTCTTAACAACCATTACGCCTATTGATGAAACTCAGTGTATCGCCTTTCAAAGTATTTATTGGACAATTCCTTGGATGGGACTGTTTAAACCTTTATTAAGTCTCTTAACCCGTAAATTCTTGGCACAAGATCGTGATGTGGTCATTCAACAACAAGAAGGGTTAGCTTATGATCCCCCTCTAATGTTAATTGATGATGCGGATACTCAGGCTAAATGGTATTTTCGTCTTAAACAAGAATATCAAAAAGCCCAGGCTGAAAATCGACCCTTTCAAAATCCTGTAGAACCAAGAATTTTACGCTGGAGAAGTTAA
- a CDS encoding ArsR/SmtB family transcription factor yields the protein MPKITPSQYLTETTLLGNEEISSLPPAVLAMIADFFKVLSEVSRLQIICALKNGEKNVSQIIEITGLGQANVSKHLKVLTQAGIVNRTQEGVNVFYAIANPLVFPLCDIVCNSIATQLQQQNQQLESLKSFQGLF from the coding sequence ATGCCGAAAATTACCCCCTCTCAATACCTTACCGAAACAACATTGTTAGGAAATGAAGAGATTTCTAGTTTACCTCCTGCTGTGTTGGCTATGATTGCCGATTTCTTCAAAGTCTTATCGGAAGTGAGTCGCTTGCAAATTATTTGTGCATTAAAAAATGGGGAAAAAAATGTTTCTCAAATCATCGAAATTACGGGATTAGGACAAGCGAATGTATCTAAACATTTAAAAGTATTAACTCAAGCAGGAATTGTTAATCGAACCCAAGAAGGGGTCAATGTTTTTTATGCGATCGCTAATCCATTGGTATTTCCTTTATGTGATATTGTTTGTAATTCTATCGCTACACAATTACAACAACAAAACCAACAATTAGAATCCCTAAAAAGTTTTCAAGGGTTGTTTTAG
- the hetL gene encoding heterocyst differentiation pentapeptide repeat protein HetL, giving the protein MELEELLSKYHLGERKFHQIVLREADLIDLNLSGVDFQGADLRQSRLGKSVFCQAILKKVNLSESILWGTDLRDVDLSQGILRDADLSGAKLIDANLTDAYLSKASLCGANLTGAVLLRAILYEVDLRPTSERRTNLGQANLSQADLCYANLSSALLYQANLSGARLCRAKLTQEPYRSPFPSDLTEANLQGADLSYADFSNAILVNSNLKDADLTGTILNNADLRGAIMPNGQIYSDFD; this is encoded by the coding sequence ATGGAATTAGAAGAATTATTGAGTAAATATCATTTAGGAGAGAGAAAATTCCATCAAATCGTTCTTAGAGAAGCAGATTTAATTGATCTTAATCTTTCAGGTGTGGATTTTCAGGGAGCAGATTTACGACAATCTCGCTTAGGAAAAAGCGTTTTTTGTCAAGCTATTTTAAAAAAAGTTAATCTTAGCGAGTCCATTCTCTGGGGAACTGACTTAAGGGATGTAGACTTATCTCAAGGGATCTTAAGAGATGCGGATCTGAGTGGGGCAAAATTGATTGATGCTAACCTCACCGATGCTTATCTAAGTAAGGCTAGTTTGTGTGGGGCAAATTTAACAGGGGCAGTATTATTACGGGCTATTTTATACGAAGTCGATTTACGTCCTACGTCTGAGAGAAGAACCAATTTAGGGCAGGCGAATTTAAGCCAAGCAGACCTATGTTATGCTAATTTAAGTTCAGCTTTATTATATCAGGCCAATTTATCTGGGGCGAGATTATGCCGAGCTAAATTAACGCAAGAACCCTATCGATCGCCTTTTCCTAGTGATTTAACAGAAGCTAATTTACAAGGAGCCGATCTGAGTTATGCTGACTTCAGTAACGCTATTTTAGTTAATAGTAATTTAAAGGATGCAGACTTGACCGGAACTATTTTAAACAATGCGGATTTACGAGGGGCAATTATGCCCAATGGTCAGATTTATAGTGATTTTGATTAA
- the rplI gene encoding 50S ribosomal protein L9, which translates to MAKRVQVVLNESINKLGKDGDLVEVAPGYARNYLLPQKLATLATPGILKQVEQRREKERQRLLAEKQQAEGQKTALETIKRFTIRKEVGEGEAIFGTVTTSEVAEAIQAATNQEVDRKGITVPDINKTGFYEATVKLHPEVTATIEIQVAPL; encoded by the coding sequence ATGGCAAAACGAGTGCAAGTCGTATTGAATGAATCCATTAATAAATTAGGGAAAGACGGGGATTTAGTCGAAGTTGCTCCAGGATACGCTAGAAATTATTTACTTCCTCAAAAATTAGCTACCCTTGCTACCCCTGGTATTCTCAAACAAGTTGAACAACGTAGAGAAAAAGAGAGACAAAGACTCTTAGCGGAGAAACAACAAGCAGAAGGGCAAAAAACAGCCCTCGAAACCATCAAACGCTTTACTATTCGTAAAGAAGTTGGGGAAGGAGAAGCTATTTTTGGAACGGTGACCACTTCAGAAGTCGCTGAAGCCATCCAAGCAGCAACTAACCAAGAAGTTGATCGTAAAGGGATTACCGTACCTGACATCAATAAAACCGGTTTCTACGAAGCAACCGTTAAACTTCATCCTGAAGTGACTGCAACCATCGAGATTCAAGTTGCTCCCCTTTAG
- a CDS encoding Gfo/Idh/MocA family protein, translated as MSSNSAIRVAVVGTGFGQAIHIPGLQHHPRTELVAVYNRDLGKAKAIADQNNIPYAFNNLDKLLAMSDIDAVTLSTPPFLHYDMGKQILEAGKHLLLEKPMAMSAQETRELYHLAANNQVVATADFEFRYVPAWQRLAEKLQEGYIGQPRLIKIDWLVASRANPERGWNWYARKDRGGGALGAVGSHAFDYIHWLFGPVKRLCARLVCAIKERPDPLDNGQLKPVDADDTCLIMLELTDGTPVQLTISSVTYNGRGHWLEVYGDRGTLILGSDNLKDYVHGFHLQEAQAGKALSQVEIPKRLAFPQVFTDGRLAPFIRIVDRWVASIDQKQSLVPSLYEGVYSQLLMDLTHQSSETGSWVDVPDLNSFIQA; from the coding sequence ATGAGTTCTAATTCTGCTATTCGTGTCGCCGTCGTTGGAACCGGTTTCGGTCAAGCTATCCATATTCCAGGGTTACAACATCACCCTCGCACCGAGTTAGTCGCAGTTTATAATAGAGACTTAGGAAAAGCAAAAGCGATCGCTGATCAAAATAATATTCCCTATGCCTTCAATAACTTGGACAAACTCCTCGCTATGTCCGACATTGATGCAGTTACTTTATCCACTCCCCCGTTTCTCCACTACGACATGGGAAAACAAATTTTAGAAGCGGGGAAACACCTTCTTTTAGAAAAACCCATGGCCATGTCCGCCCAAGAAACTAGAGAATTGTATCATTTAGCAGCAAACAATCAGGTTGTGGCCACTGCGGACTTTGAGTTTCGTTACGTCCCTGCTTGGCAACGCTTAGCAGAAAAGTTACAAGAAGGTTATATAGGACAACCCAGACTGATTAAAATTGATTGGTTAGTGGCCAGTCGTGCGAACCCAGAACGGGGCTGGAACTGGTACGCTAGAAAGGATAGAGGGGGTGGTGCATTGGGGGCGGTAGGTTCCCACGCATTTGATTACATTCATTGGTTATTTGGTCCAGTGAAGCGATTATGTGCGCGGTTAGTATGTGCTATCAAAGAACGACCAGATCCCCTAGACAACGGCCAATTAAAGCCCGTTGATGCCGATGACACTTGTTTAATTATGTTGGAACTAACAGACGGTACACCGGTGCAATTAACCATTAGTTCTGTGACTTATAACGGTCGAGGTCATTGGCTGGAAGTGTACGGCGATCGCGGGACATTAATCCTAGGTAGTGATAATTTGAAAGATTATGTCCACGGGTTTCATTTACAAGAAGCTCAAGCAGGAAAAGCCTTAAGTCAAGTCGAAATTCCTAAACGGTTAGCCTTTCCTCAAGTGTTTACCGATGGACGCTTAGCCCCATTTATTCGTATTGTTGATCGTTGGGTAGCAAGCATCGATCAAAAACAATCTTTAGTCCCGTCTTTGTATGAAGGGGTGTATTCTCAATTATTAATGGATTTAACCCATCAATCCAGTGAAACGGGGTCTTGGGTTGATGTTCCTGATTTGAATTCGTTTATTCAGGCATGA
- the ilvD gene encoding dihydroxy-acid dehydratase yields the protein MSENLRSRAVTQGSQRTPNRAMLRAVGFGDDDFNKPIVGVANGFSTITPCNMGINDLAKRAEAGIKSAGGMPQMFGTITISDGISMGTEGMKYSLVSRDVIADSIETACNGQSMDGVIAIGGCDKNMPGAMIAMARMNIPAIFVYGGTIKPGHYNGEDLTVVSAFEAVGQHSAGKIDDNTLLAIERNACPGAGSCGGMFTANTMSSAFEVMGMSLPYSSTMAAEDAEKADSTEKSAFVLVNAIRNQILPRQILTRKAFENAVSVIMAVGGSTNAVLHLLAIANTIGVDLTLDDFETIRQRVPVLCDLKPSGRYVTVNLHQAGGIPQVMKMLLNHGLLHGDALTISGQTIAEILADVPDEPPANQDVIRSWDNPVYKEGHLAILKGNLASEGAVAKISGVKNPQITGPARVFESEEECLEAILAGKINAGDVIIVRYEGPRGGPGMREMLAPTSAIIGAGLGDSVGLITDGRFSGGTYGLVVGHVAPEAYVGGTIGLVEEGDSITIDAKKKLLQVNVSEEELSQRRANWKAPEPRYQRGVLGKYAKLVSSSSLGAVTDLNLF from the coding sequence ATGTCTGAAAATTTAAGAAGCCGTGCTGTTACCCAAGGAAGTCAAAGAACTCCTAACCGTGCCATGTTGAGGGCTGTCGGCTTCGGAGACGATGACTTTAATAAGCCTATTGTTGGGGTAGCGAATGGCTTCAGTACCATTACCCCTTGTAACATGGGGATTAATGACTTAGCCAAACGGGCTGAAGCAGGGATTAAAAGTGCGGGCGGTATGCCTCAAATGTTCGGTACGATTACTATCAGTGATGGTATTTCTATGGGAACAGAAGGCATGAAATATTCCCTAGTGTCACGGGATGTCATTGCCGACTCCATTGAAACCGCTTGTAATGGTCAAAGCATGGATGGGGTGATCGCTATTGGTGGATGTGATAAGAATATGCCAGGGGCGATGATAGCCATGGCAAGGATGAATATACCTGCTATTTTTGTCTATGGAGGAACTATTAAACCCGGTCATTACAACGGGGAAGATTTAACGGTGGTTAGTGCCTTTGAAGCGGTTGGCCAACATAGCGCTGGTAAGATTGATGATAACACACTACTAGCCATTGAACGCAACGCCTGTCCTGGTGCCGGGTCCTGTGGAGGAATGTTCACCGCCAATACCATGTCTTCGGCTTTTGAAGTGATGGGTATGAGTTTGCCCTACTCGTCTACAATGGCTGCAGAAGATGCAGAAAAAGCAGATAGTACCGAAAAGTCAGCCTTTGTATTAGTAAATGCCATTCGTAATCAGATTTTACCTCGTCAAATTTTAACCCGAAAAGCTTTTGAAAATGCCGTTTCTGTCATCATGGCTGTGGGGGGATCTACCAATGCAGTGTTACACCTTTTAGCCATAGCCAATACCATAGGAGTTGACCTCACCTTAGACGATTTTGAAACCATCCGTCAACGGGTTCCCGTCTTGTGTGATTTAAAACCATCGGGACGGTATGTTACCGTTAATTTGCATCAAGCTGGTGGTATTCCTCAAGTAATGAAAATGTTATTAAATCATGGATTATTACATGGGGATGCGTTGACGATTTCCGGTCAAACTATAGCAGAAATTCTAGCCGATGTACCGGATGAACCCCCTGCTAATCAAGATGTCATTCGTTCCTGGGATAACCCTGTTTATAAAGAGGGACATCTAGCCATTTTAAAAGGTAATTTAGCCTCTGAAGGCGCAGTTGCTAAAATTAGTGGGGTGAAGAATCCTCAAATAACAGGTCCGGCACGAGTTTTTGAGTCAGAAGAGGAATGTCTAGAGGCAATTTTAGCAGGAAAAATTAACGCAGGAGATGTGATTATTGTCCGCTACGAAGGTCCTAGAGGCGGTCCAGGAATGCGCGAAATGTTAGCACCAACCTCTGCTATTATTGGTGCCGGTTTAGGTGATTCTGTGGGCTTAATTACCGATGGACGTTTTTCTGGGGGAACCTATGGTTTAGTCGTGGGTCACGTTGCCCCAGAAGCTTATGTTGGGGGAACTATCGGCTTAGTCGAAGAGGGTGATAGTATTACCATTGATGCTAAAAAAAAGCTGCTGCAAGTGAATGTTTCAGAAGAAGAATTAAGCCAACGTCGGGCTAACTGGAAAGCCCCTGAACCTCGTTATCAAAGAGGGGTATTAGGGAAGTATGCTAAGTTAGTTTCTTCTAGTAGTTTAGGGGCAGTTACTGACTTGAATTTGTTTTAA
- the gyrA gene encoding DNA topoisomerase (ATP-hydrolyzing) subunit A: MTIPQDRIIPTDLSNEMSRSYLEYAMSVIVGRALPDARDGLKPVHRRILYAMYELGLTPDRPFRKCARVVGEVLGKYHPHGDTAVYDALVRMAQDFSMRSPLIEGHGNFGSVDNDPPAAMRYTECRLQALSTNALLRDIEADTVDFADNFDGSQQEPIVLPARVPQLLLNGSSGIAVGMATNIPPHNLGELIDGTIALIHNPDLSEKELIKIIPGPDFPTGGQILGRSGIHDAYMTGRGSITMRGVAQIETIEQRGRPDREAIIITQLPYQTNKAALIERIADLVNEKRIDGISDIRDESDRDGMRVVIELKRDAYPRVVLNNIYKQTPVQGNFGANMLALVNGEPQLLTIKDFLQVFLDFRVETITRRTQYELRKAEERDHLLQGLLIALDNLDAVIQLIRRAADTSSAKDELVQEFGLSPVQADAILQMQLRRLTALEAEKIHAEHEELQLKIADLKDILARRERIEAIIEDELTQIKTIHATPRRTEIVHDDGEIVDTDLIANEQAIILLTEQGYIKRMPVSTFEAQQRATRGKAAAKIKDDDVVEHFLTCCDHDQVLFFSDRGVVYAVNAYQIPSSSRTARGIPIVQMLPIPKDEKITSIVAVSEFREDVFLVMLTRNGYIKKTALSAFSNIRTNGLIAISLGDGDQLRWVRLTREEDSIILGTRKGMAIHFQADNQQLRPLGRATRGVKAMKLKKGDELISMDVLPAQVTAGIGDAAEDEDVLENETEELTEEETTEGPWILAITNGGYGKRVPISQFRLQRRAGMGVRAIKFKSKTDCLASLHVVNAEDELMIVSNRGIIIRQAVDAISMQSRAATGVRVQRLDDDDAIAAVALVPPAPETDEGEGEEEAAEMVSE, from the coding sequence ATGACCATCCCTCAAGATAGAATTATCCCCACAGACTTGAGTAATGAAATGTCCCGTTCTTATTTAGAATACGCCATGAGCGTCATTGTGGGACGAGCATTACCCGATGCCAGGGATGGTTTAAAGCCGGTTCATCGTCGCATTCTCTACGCCATGTATGAACTGGGTTTAACTCCCGATCGCCCTTTTAGAAAATGCGCCCGTGTCGTTGGGGAAGTCTTAGGTAAATATCACCCCCACGGTGACACTGCCGTATATGATGCTTTAGTGAGGATGGCCCAGGACTTTTCCATGCGGAGTCCTTTGATCGAAGGCCACGGTAACTTTGGTTCGGTGGATAACGATCCCCCTGCAGCCATGCGTTACACAGAATGTCGTCTGCAAGCTTTATCTACCAACGCCCTACTCAGAGATATTGAAGCCGATACCGTTGACTTTGCTGATAACTTCGACGGATCACAACAAGAACCCATCGTCTTACCCGCCAGAGTACCCCAGTTACTGCTTAACGGTTCCTCTGGTATTGCAGTAGGGATGGCCACCAATATTCCTCCCCATAACCTTGGAGAATTAATAGACGGAACCATCGCCCTCATTCATAACCCAGACTTAAGCGAAAAAGAACTGATTAAGATTATCCCCGGCCCAGACTTTCCCACCGGCGGACAAATCTTAGGTCGATCCGGCATTCACGACGCATACATGACCGGACGGGGTTCGATCACCATGCGAGGAGTCGCCCAAATAGAAACCATCGAACAACGGGGCCGGCCTGATCGCGAAGCCATTATTATCACTCAACTCCCCTATCAAACCAACAAAGCAGCTTTAATTGAACGCATCGCCGACTTAGTGAACGAAAAACGTATTGACGGCATTTCTGATATTCGCGATGAAAGCGATCGTGACGGAATGCGAGTGGTGATCGAACTCAAGCGAGACGCTTACCCCAGAGTCGTCCTCAATAACATCTATAAACAAACCCCCGTTCAAGGGAATTTTGGGGCCAATATGTTAGCCTTGGTCAACGGAGAACCCCAACTCTTGACCATTAAAGACTTTTTACAAGTTTTCCTTGACTTTAGAGTTGAAACCATCACCCGTCGCACTCAATACGAACTCCGCAAAGCAGAAGAAAGAGATCACCTCTTACAAGGGTTACTCATCGCCCTCGATAACCTCGATGCCGTTATTCAACTCATTCGCAGGGCAGCCGACACTAGCAGTGCAAAAGACGAATTAGTTCAAGAGTTTGGCCTCTCCCCAGTACAAGCAGATGCCATCCTACAAATGCAACTCCGTCGCTTAACCGCCCTAGAAGCAGAGAAAATACACGCCGAACACGAAGAATTACAGCTAAAAATTGCCGATTTAAAAGACATTTTAGCTAGGCGCGAACGCATCGAAGCCATTATCGAAGACGAATTAACCCAGATCAAGACCATTCATGCCACTCCTCGACGCACGGAAATCGTTCACGATGACGGAGAAATTGTCGATACTGACCTTATTGCCAACGAACAAGCCATTATCCTCCTCACCGAACAAGGTTACATCAAACGGATGCCCGTCAGTACCTTTGAGGCACAACAACGGGCTACGAGAGGGAAAGCAGCCGCCAAAATTAAAGACGACGATGTAGTTGAACACTTTTTAACCTGTTGCGATCACGATCAAGTTCTCTTTTTCAGCGATCGCGGCGTGGTTTATGCCGTCAATGCTTATCAAATACCGTCCTCCTCTAGAACCGCCAGAGGCATTCCCATCGTTCAAATGTTACCCATCCCCAAAGATGAGAAAATTACTTCTATTGTCGCCGTGAGTGAGTTTAGGGAAGACGTTTTTCTAGTTATGTTAACCCGTAACGGTTACATCAAAAAAACCGCCCTTTCTGCCTTTAGTAATATTAGAACCAATGGTTTAATCGCCATTTCTCTCGGAGACGGCGATCAACTGCGATGGGTAAGACTCACCAGAGAAGAAGATAGTATTATTCTCGGAACCCGTAAAGGAATGGCTATCCATTTTCAAGCCGATAACCAACAACTGCGACCTCTGGGACGGGCAACCAGAGGAGTCAAAGCCATGAAATTGAAGAAAGGGGACGAATTAATTAGCATGGATGTGTTGCCGGCACAAGTCACCGCAGGGATAGGAGATGCAGCCGAAGACGAAGACGTTTTAGAAAATGAAACCGAAGAGTTAACCGAAGAAGAAACCACTGAGGGCCCTTGGATCTTAGCCATTACCAATGGGGGGTATGGTAAGCGAGTTCCGATTTCCCAGTTTCGTCTGCAACGACGGGCTGGAATGGGCGTTCGGGCGATCAAGTTTAAGTCAAAAACCGATTGTTTAGCCTCCCTTCATGTGGTCAATGCAGAGGATGAATTAATGATCGTTTCTAACCGAGGCATTATTATTCGTCAAGCAGTGGACGCTATTTCCATGCAGTCTCGCGCTGCTACGGGGGTTCGGGTACAACGGTTAGATGATGACGATGCGATCGCTGCGGTTGCTTTAGTTCCTCCTGCCCCTGAAACCGACGAAGGAGAAGGAGAAGAGGAAGCAGCAGAAATGGTTAGCGAGTAA
- a CDS encoding TspO/MBR family protein codes for MISPLLIIASITLLVAVSINKIFKSDSGWFNRLRRPQWLTFEWAIPFIWIFVFICGVYSAYQLWIKQPGTTETWLLMAGYLLLEILIMAYTPIMCKLRSLQVGTIIGATGFFWGLILAVLLWPISQESVFLLLPYLLWSPIGTYVTWEMISLNPLDK; via the coding sequence ATGATTTCTCCCCTATTAATCATCGCAAGCATTACTCTCTTAGTCGCCGTTTCAATTAACAAAATTTTTAAGAGTGATTCCGGTTGGTTTAACCGTCTCCGTCGTCCCCAGTGGTTAACCTTTGAATGGGCAATTCCTTTCATTTGGATATTTGTTTTTATTTGTGGGGTGTATTCAGCTTATCAACTTTGGATAAAACAACCAGGAACTACTGAAACTTGGTTATTAATGGCAGGATATTTATTATTAGAAATATTGATCATGGCCTATACTCCTATCATGTGTAAATTGCGAAGCTTACAAGTAGGAACTATCATCGGTGCAACGGGTTTCTTTTGGGGGTTGATTCTAGCTGTTTTACTGTGGCCGATTTCACAAGAATCGGTCTTTTTATTATTACCTTATCTATTATGGAGCCCCATTGGAACCTACGTCACTTGGGAGATGATTTCCCTGAATCCTTTAGATAAATAA
- a CDS encoding pentapeptide repeat-containing protein: MKVLITVLLLTVVLLFMNGSKPDLKNRLLIARECMGCDLENADLQQLDLDGVNLENANLQHANLYKTNLNKANLKNANLQQTRLTDAQLKQANLTQANLFEANLSKSNLEEAILEQANIINANLNKSMMKKAKLQEAVLTGSKLSNANLEGANLEKADLSTYQELPTLLNRVNLKKANLKQSDLEGAWLIKAQLIEANLEESNLNYANLKEANLAGSNLKQSKLKYAILDKVNFCGTIMENGAISLKGCSVQGIYDFSPINHRKHYSLSRRFN; the protein is encoded by the coding sequence ATGAAAGTGTTAATCACTGTACTTCTGTTGACCGTTGTTTTGTTATTTATGAACGGCTCTAAACCCGACCTAAAAAATAGATTATTAATAGCACGGGAATGTATGGGTTGTGATTTAGAGAATGCAGATTTACAACAGTTAGATTTAGACGGCGTTAATCTAGAAAATGCGAATTTGCAACACGCTAATCTCTACAAAACTAACTTAAATAAAGCCAATCTCAAGAATGCGAATCTGCAACAAACAAGGTTAACAGACGCTCAATTAAAACAAGCTAACCTCACACAAGCTAATTTGTTTGAGGCCAATTTATCCAAAAGCAATTTAGAAGAAGCTATCTTAGAACAAGCTAATATCATTAATGCTAACCTTAATAAAAGCATGATGAAAAAGGCTAAGCTCCAAGAAGCAGTATTAACAGGAAGCAAGCTATCTAATGCCAACTTAGAAGGAGCCAATTTAGAAAAAGCTGATTTATCAACCTATCAAGAATTGCCCACTTTATTGAATCGGGTTAATCTTAAGAAAGCCAACCTCAAACAAAGTGATTTAGAAGGAGCTTGGTTAATTAAAGCTCAACTAATAGAAGCTAACTTAGAAGAAAGTAACTTAAACTATGCTAACCTCAAAGAAGCCAATTTAGCAGGGTCAAATTTAAAACAATCAAAGTTAAAATATGCTATTTTAGATAAAGTTAATTTCTGTGGTACAATTATGGAAAACGGAGCAATTTCTTTGAAAGGATGTTCAGTTCAGGGAATTTATGATTTCTCCCCTATTAATCATCGCAAGCATTACTCTCTTAGTCGCCGTTTCAATTAA
- a CDS encoding phosphomannose isomerase type II C-terminal cupin domain, which yields MSTQKDSHPSEFTRTPPWGRVTMLEEGPRYRINRIEVNPGQHISTQMHYHRSEHWIVVSGTARVIFDGEEHLLKQKESTYVPMNTRHRVENPGVIPLVMIEVQNGEYLGDDDIIRFTEE from the coding sequence ATGAGTACACAAAAAGATTCTCATCCTAGCGAATTTACTCGCACCCCGCCTTGGGGAAGAGTAACGATGTTAGAAGAAGGTCCCCGTTATCGTATCAATCGAATTGAGGTTAATCCTGGACAACATATTAGCACCCAAATGCACTATCATCGTAGTGAACATTGGATAGTCGTTTCAGGAACAGCAAGAGTCATTTTTGATGGGGAAGAACATCTTTTAAAACAAAAAGAATCAACCTATGTTCCCATGAATACCCGTCATCGAGTTGAAAACCCTGGAGTCATTCCTTTAGTGATGATTGAAGTGCAAAATGGAGAATATTTAGGGGATGATGATATTATTCGTTTTACAGAAGAATGA